GGTATAGTAGCCACACCAAAAACAGCCGGCCCCTTTCTTTTTCTGATTGTCCATGCAGCAGTCCACAGACAGAAAACAACCTTTGATCTGACACCACACCTCACTGTTGCTCACGTTGTCGTACATTTCTCCTCTTTTGCATCAGATTTAGCTAACCGAACACTTCCCCTAAAGCTACATATAGCAAATCATATGCCTAATATAATTATATAAAAAAGCCAATATAAAAGAACAGTTGTAAATTCAGAGAAAAAATTACTGAGCAAAAAAAAGCACACTTCGTTGCAATATTGATACAAGAGATGTTTACATTAATCTTCTGTAGAGTGGCCAACGGCGTTTTGCAACTCAAGTTGAAAGTCCGCAAGTTTTGTCCCATCTATTCCAAGCTCTGCAAATATGCTTTCCCATTTAGGATTATCCCTCACCATTTCATCTAAGGACAGGTTCTTATGGGGGCTGCCGCCGGCACTGCCGGCAACATGTTTTGCTACACTTTCCGTCATAGCGCCGCAATGAATAACAAGATACTCGGCAAGATACGCACATGAGGCCATTTTTCTGGTATAGAGTTTTTTATGGGATGATATATCCATACTGTGGTGGCGGGTTATTACCTGACTTACAACGTCCGGCAGGCGCCATGATGTAGTTAGGATAAATCCAGCCATACAGTGATTTGTCTGGTATTTCTCGTCCTCTCTGAGCGTAATGTCTGGTTCACCGCCAAGGGCCAATTCAAAAAATACATTGTAGTCGGAATGTTTTTTTACAAACAGTGGAATCGCACAGTCATGAAATAAACCGGTAATATAGGCATCATTTTCATCAATACTTTTTATTTTTCTTGCAATCATACCCATCGATTTAGCCACAAGCATAGAGTGGTTCCAAAACTTGCTAAATATGTTCTTATCTGTCACCTCCTTATATGTATTAAGAAAAATAGACGAAATAACTATATTAAAAAAACTAGTTAAACCTACTATATTTAGTGCATATTCGATAGAGCTTATTCCGCCTCCGCCGAAAAAGGATGAATTAGCTATTTTCAGTATTGAGGCAGATAATCCAACATCCTCGCTTGTTAAAGTTACGATTTTTCTTATGTCAGGAATTGCTTTCTTGATTTCTTTGTACAAACTGTTTACTATAACCGACTGTACTGGTATCCCGATCCCTTTTACTATCTCTTCTGCATGCTTTATATCTACATCCTTATGCAACATTACACTGTCACCTCAATAGACTTAAATTGCTCTTTGTTAAACTTCTCCCCCTCACACACCTATGATTACCGTCAATAAAAAACGCCAATTTGTATTCCCTCTTCTTATTTATACTATAACTTAATTATGAGATTTTATGCTACAGAAAAAAACGCCAATTTTTTATTATTTAAATTTGTCTAAACTGTAGAAAGTGCACAGCAGTACATTTTGATATGCCCTATTGTTTAACTAAACCGTAACTTACAAGCAATGCATATAATTTTCTGGTATCAATAGGTTTTGTAAGATAATAGTTACACCTGCTTACACCACGGTAATAGGCCTCAAGTACGTCTTTAGGTGCATCCAATGAGGTAGTCATAACTATTTTCACCTCATCATCTGATGTTATTCCCATAGCTTTTTCTTTATTACGAATTGTTTGCAGAGCAGCCACACCATCCATTTCAGGCATCATGATATCAAGACAAATAAGATCATATGCCCGACCCTCATCTATTGCGAGTATAAAGGCATCCACTGCCTCCGCTCCGTTTACAGTAACATCTACATCCCCGTAAGAAGCCAGAAAATGCTGTAACAGTGTACGGCTTGTAAAATCATCTTCCGCAATTAGTATTCTCATTAAAACTCTCTCCCTCGATTTTAGTATAAGCTCGTAATTGTTTTCTTCTATCAAAAAATTTATATCGTTAAATTCCATGTATATATAATCGGCAGTTTGAGAGTTTTTATTAATACCAAGTTACAGTCATTCGATTAACTTTGTTGGCATCGTCGAAAGCTCCTTGACGTCTCCCCTAAAGGGGAATCCCCTGTAAGGGGAGGTCGCTTTTTCCTTGCCGCCTCGTTACTCTTTTGACTGCTACTTGGTATAACATCCGCCGGAATAAAACCACGGCATATAAATTTGTTTTATAGAATATAAACAACTACTTAACTACTGCACCCGGTGCTGAATCACCCTCGGGGGTAACAAGCCTCAAGGTATCACCTTCAGAGGCGGCAAGAATCATCCCCTGAGACTCCACTCCCATAAGCTTAGCAGGTTTAAGGTTTGCCACAACCACAACTGTTTTTCCAACAAGTTCCTCTGCTTTGTAGTGCTTACCGATACCTGCTACCACCTGCCTTATCTCACCGGTATCAACACTCAGCTTTATCAGCTTATTGGATTTTGGTACAGCCTCCGCCGACAATATCTTTCCAACTTTAAGCTTAACCTTTGCAAAATCCTCTATGTTTATAAGCTCCTCTGTCACATCCTGCACCAGTGCCGCCGCAGTTTCCCTGCCGGTATCTTTTACTTCCACTTTCTCTTTCCTTTCATTTGATGTTTTTTCAATTTTTGGAAACAATTGCTCTATCGTAGTTACCACCGTGCCTGGCCTAAGCATTCCCCATTTTAACTTTCCGGAGAGATTTCTCATTAAATCTATCGGCTCTCCGGTTATATGGCCATAGAGACGTGCCCCGAATCTTGGCATAAAAGGATACAAATACGCCGATATAAATCTTATACCCTCGATAAGTGAGTACATTACGGTTGTAAGCCTCTGTGCTGTATCGCCGTCTTTGGCAAGCACCCAGGGCTTGTTTGAGTCAATGTACTTATTTAAATAAGAGACCAGCTCCCACACTGCATCAAGGGCTTTGTTAAACGACAGCACTTTCAAATGCTCTCTGAGGCGCTCTGAAATTCCCTCCGCCATGTATTTTAACTCAACCTCCACATCTGCCGGCACCGGCACCAATGCATCATAATACTTACTTAGCATAGCAAATGATCTGTTTACAAGATTTCCCAGATCATTTGCAAGGTCTGTGTCAAAGCGCTTAATCAGTGCACTCTCCGAGTAATCGCCGTCAAGCCCGAACGTTACCTCCCGAAACAGAAAATACCTGAAGGCATCGGCACCATAAGTTTCTATAACCTTATGCGGGTCAACCACGTTACCCAGTGATTTTGACATCTTCTTTCCGTCAATTGTCCACCACCCGTGCGCAAAAATCATCTCAGGCAGCTCAAGCCCTAAAGCCATCAGCATGGCAGGCCAATAGACGGCATGGGTGGTGATAATATCCTTGCCCATAATATGACAGCCGGCAGGCCACCAGTAAGTCTGGTCGTGCTCTTTCGCCAAATAACCGGGCGCCGAGTAATAGTTAAGCAGGGCGTCAAACCACACGTATGTCACATAGTTATCATCAAAGGGCAGGGGGATGCCCCATGAGAGCCTTTTTTTGGGCCTTGAGATACATAAATCCCCCAGAGGATTAGAATTCAGAAATCCCAGCACCTCGTTTTTTCTTGTCTCGGGTCTTATAAAGCCCGGGTTTTTATTTATATGCTCTGTCAGCCTGTCATGGTATTTGGACATAAGAAAAAAGTAGTTGTCCTCTCTTATAGTTTCAACCGGCCTTGAGCACTCAGGGCAGTTGCCGTCAATTATCTCCTTATCAGTCCAGAAGCGCTCATCATGTGTGCAGTATGAGCCCTCGTAGGAGCGTCTCACTATTTCACCACGGTCGTAAAGCTTCTGGAGCATTTCCCTAACAATATCTGCGTGTTTTTCATCAGTGGTTCTTATGAAGGCATCGTTTGTAATGTCCAGAGCAGCCCAGAGTTTTTTGAAGTTAGTGCACATAATATCGGTGTGCTCTTTAGGCGGCACACCACGGAGCTCCGCCGCCTGTAACACTTTCTGACCATGCTCGTCAGTGCCTGTCAGAAAAAACACATCGGCTCCCGCCATACGGCTAAAGCGGGACACAATATCAGCTGCCACAGTGGTATAGGCATGCCCTATGTGTGGTATGTCGTTGACATAGTAAATTGGTGTGGTTATATAAAATCTCTCCGGCATTTAAATCTATCCCCGATTTTTAATCATTCTGTTATTAGTGGAGTTTTCTTGTGTTTTTTGAAATGAAATTTTCTCTTTTTGCTTTCCTGCTCAGATGTACCGTGGCCCTGAGGCGGAGTTACGGCTGTGGTTCGTTCCTGAGAGGTTTCAGCAGGTGTAGCGCCTCCGGCAGTTTTAGTATGAGAAGGTTTTTTGTGAAATCTTCTTTTGCGCGGGTCAAAGCGTTTTTCTCTATCGCTTCCCGTTTTGACAGGGGTTTGTTCTTTAAAGGGCGCAGGCTCATTTGATTTCACAGCCATGGAGGATTTTGCCGATTCGTTTAATGCAGGCGGGGGTGACTGCTCTTTCCTGTGGAAGGATTGCTCTGAAGCCTGCTGTTGCACATCACTCTCCGGTAAGTCAAATTTTTCATATTTATGTGACGGTTTTTCCGTTTTAATCTCTTTTTCCAAAAAAGCAAGTATCGAGACGTCTTCAATGGTCTCAGAGGTAAGACTTTTTCCATCAATCACGGCTGTTATAGCCGTTGTGCCGTCATCACGCAACTCTATAACGTCTCCGGTTGGCTCACTGCCTGGTTCAACCTCAAATCCAAGACAACACATCAGCCTTCCGCAGAGCCCGGATAACTTCCCCGGATTTAAGACCAAATCCTGGCTTTTAGCCATTTTTATGGAAATAGGGGCAAAATTGGAAAGAAAGCAGTTGCAGCAGACCTCACGGCCGCATATGCCAAGGCCGCCTATCACCTTTGTCTCGTCTCTGACCCCAATTTGGCGCATCTCTATGCGTGTTCTAAACTTTGATGCAAGGTCTTTTACCAGCTCCCTGAAGTCTATTCTTCCGTCAGCGGTAAAATAGAACACTATGCGTTTTCTGTCCAGGGTTGACTCCGTCAGTACAAGTTTCATCGGCAATTCACGCGCTGTTATACGTTGCTGGCAATACTCCCTCGCCTCTCTCTCCACACTGTCATTGTCGGCTTTTGCTTTTAAATCCTCATCTGTTGCACATCTTATGACCTTTTTAAGTTCCTTATGTGGAACTTCCACATTCTTAGCTTCCGTCACCACACTGCCTATGGCTAAACCAAAGCTCGACTCCACTACAACCAGGTCACCTCGTGCTATCGGTATTGCTTCCAGCTCGTAGTCATAAATCTTTCCACATCTCTTAAAACGTACTCCTATTACATCAGGCATTTGCTGTCAACTCCTTATAAACCTGCTTTTTTCCGGTTTTGATTTTGATAAAGTACCTAAAAGTGAGCATACATAATTAAATGTTACCCCAACATTGAGATTTAATATAAAGTAATCTGAGAGCTCTGTGAGTTTTTGAAAAGCATCCATGATACTTTTTAACTCAACCCCTGTGCTTAACTCAATAAGCTTCTGTCTCATATCGGTGTTTACCACAAATGGGGAGTTGGCATCACATTTAAGGACTGCCATATCCCTTAGAAATACCGATGAGGAATGTAACCACTTAAGCAAGTCATCACGGCTTTTGAGAGCCTCAAGTTTTGACACCGGTTTCTGGAGACCGGTGATAATTTTTGAAAACACTGCATAATCATTGTTTCTCTTTATCACAACACCGGAGTCAACTGCCTTGCCCATGTCGCCCTGAGAGAGCCTGAGCTGGATTTCATCCGGTTGCTTACCGCTCCTTGCGGCAACCCTTTGCATGCCGGTGAGGTTAAGCGGACAAAAGGGTACTTTCAGGCAGCGTGATCTTATGGTATCGGGCAGTGCCTCTTCCTTTGAGCTTATCAGCACTATCACACTGCCGGTGGGAGGCTCCTCAAGGGTCTTTAAAAAAGCATTGGCTGAGGCCTCGTTCATCATATCGGCATTTTCCACAATGAGAGCCTTTTGTGTCCATTCCATGGAAGTTGTGGCTAAAAACTCCTCTATCTCCCTGATTACTTCTATCTTTATGATGCTTTGCTCTAAAGCTGTCACCTTTAAGTCCGGGTGAATGTGTTTATCCACTTTAACACAGGATGGGCAGCTTCCGCAGAAATCCAGAGGTCCCTCAACTTTACAATTCATTGATTTAAGAAAGGCAAAAGCTGTAAAGGTCTTACCGGTACCCGGCGGGCCGTAGAAGAGAAACGAGGAGGGCACCTTTTTACTTTTCAGCATTGAGGTAAGCATGTGTGCAGCTCTGTCGTGCCCTATAAGGCCTCCTAAAGGCAATTGCACCTCTGTCTTATGGTCTCCAGTATCCGCTGTGTAAGTGTTGCAGCTGGAAGTGCTCCATCAAGTACCTTAAACCTGAGCGGTTCGGCTTTTGATAAGTCCAGAAACCCCTCCCGCACTCTTTCATAAAACAACAAGTCCTCCATTTCAAGCCTGTCCACACTTGATACCGCCTTGTTTCTGCCTAACCCTGTGGATACATCAAGGTCAATAACAAAAGTGAGGTCAGGCTTAAACCCCTTTAGCACAAGTAAGTCCAACTGCTTGATAAACCCCGTGCTTATCCCCCTGCCGTAGGCCTGATATGCTACAGTGGAATCGCTGAATCTGTCTGTAATGACAAATGCGCCGCGCCGCAGAGCAGGCTGCACCACCTCCGCCACGTGTTGTGCCCGTGCCGCATAGAAAAGCATCAGCTCCGTTACCGGAGACATGTTAACGGTTTTAGTGTCAAGGAGAATTTCCCTGATTTTCATGCCTATTTCTGTACCGCCCGGCTCAAATGTCTCCACCACTTCTAAAGCGCTTTCCGTCCTCAAGGCCTCGGCAACCAGCTTTACCTGTGTTGTTTTGCCGGAGCCGTCCGTGCCCTCTATTGATATAAACATTGCTTTACCTTCCGTATTTTTCGACAATATGTCCTCTTAAGGCTTTAATAAGCCGAAATACCCTCTCTGTCTCGTGCACTGTAAGAGCGCCTGTGCCGCATGAGGGGGTCAGCATTAAGTTAGAGATCAACAGGTCTCTGTCAACGTTTTTAGTTAAAGAGTTTAACCTTTCATCAAACTTCTTAATAATACTGTGTTCATCCTCATTGTTAACAGAGGGCGTGGTAGGGACCATGCCCCAGGCAAGGATGCCGTCTTTAGAAATGTACTCTGAAATTCTTTTGTGGTACATAGCGATAGTGTCAAAGTAGTCAAATGAGTCAAAATTAACAATATCCGGCTTTGCATCAAAAACAACATCCCAGTCGCACTTTCCGCAGGTGTGAATACCTGCGACAGCGCCTGCCGTCCGAACACCGGTTATTATTTCCTCAATAAGCCGGCCGGCCTCTTTAGTGGATACGCCCAGATAGGCGCTGCTGCCTAAAGCTGTAAAAATAGGTTCATCTATAAATATTATTACCTTATCAGCATATTGTTTTAAAATATCCGTCTGCCATTTAACCTTCCCGATGAGAAGCATAAGGGCAATCTCTCTTAATTCCTCATCAAAAAACAGGTATTTTCCATCCTCGTCCCTGATTCCAAGGGTAAAGGTCAGAGGCCCGGTCACATGTCCTTTGAGGCAGTCATAGCGGCCTCTTGTCTTTAACAATTCCACCATTTTGTAAAATCCGACTGCATATTCAGCAGATATGGCAATGGAGGGGTTTTCCGTGTATTTTTCATAGAAAGTGTTTAATTCATCCTGAGCTTTTCTCTTAATGTAGTAGCGCTCTTTAGCAGAGTCAATTTCGAGAAACGGCAGCCCCTCAGCGTACTGAGGCACCATAGTTTCAAGAAACGAGGCCTGTGGCAATTGCGGCCAAAACGGTATATCAAAGGTATCTAATATGAGCGGACAGCCCTCATCGGCGCTACGATGAGGTAAGCTCCCAATTCCTGTCGTTAATAGTCCCGAAAGCATTGTTATAGATAATAACCTATTGTGCCTCTAAGATACAATAACGTAATTTTTTTTGAAATTTTATCAGATGTAGAAAAAAACGGAACTTAGAGCTCTGAATTAATAAGCCTAAGTTCCGTTATTCTTAACCGGTTCTTACCGGAAGTCCTCAATTTATGATATGGTTAAGAGACTTTTTTAAAGAGGCGGCGTTTTACCACTTCTGCCCTTTGCCTTTTAAATAGTCCTGAGCAAGTTTTAAACCTAGCTGTGCAGCCTTTACATAGTCAGTCTGGGCAACATCACGTTTTCCCATGTTAAAATAACAGTACCCGCGTACATAGTACGCATCTGCATCATTTGGGTCTATCTCAAGAACCTTATTAAAATCAGCGGCTGCATGGAAATAGTCTCCCTTTTTACCATACGTAACACCACGATTAAAATAAGCATCCGCATCATCCGGGTTCATCTCGATGGTTTTGTTAAGATATTCAAGTGCCTTCTCAATGTTTCCTTTTGCCGCGTACGATGTGCCTGTATTGTAATGTGCATCAATGTTGGTTGGGTCTATCTCAAGTGCTTTGGCAAATTCGCTGAGTGCTTTATCGTGTTGGCGCCTCCTTGCGTAGGCATAACCACTGTTTACATACATTCCGGCTTCTCTGACGCTCAATTCGGCATCTCTTGCATCAATCATATTTTCCTCCTTTATGTTTTACGTATTTAAACATATACTTCATAGTTAAACCAAACAGGTAGTGTTTATATCAATTACCCCATCTGTATTATAACCGCATATCATATATATTTGCAACTTTTTTGTATTACGGAAAAAACTTTATGTTTATTATTAAAATTTTTCAGATATTTTTTGAGCCTCTCCCGCTACTTCACTATTTAAATCGGATAAACCCTTTGCAACAAGTTCTTTTGCTTTTGAACCTTTAAAATACCGCAGTGCCGAAACTGCATCTTTTCTCACTTTATAATCTGTGTTACTAAGTAAACTTTCAACGACAGATAGTGCATCAGGGGACGCTATTTTGCCGGTTGCAAATATCTTACCTAAAAACGGAGATGTTATACCGGTTAGTTCAGGCTTTTCAGAAATAAGTGTAAGCAGTTCATTAACCGCCTCATTCGTTGCAATGGCTGACAAGATAAAAACTATCTGTTTGGCTCCGCCTTTATTGCCACTGACAAAACCGTCATCTCTCAACATTGCAGAAAGTGCCGGTAAGGCATTGTTTCCCATATAAGTCAACAAATAACCTAATGCTTGTGAGTCTGCCGTGTCTGTAGTGCGAATCATCTCTGAAATCAATGTCTTTACCACTGAGGCATCAGTGCGGTATGATATGAGGCAGCTTATATTTTCAAGGCTCTTTGGATGTGACGCTTGCACCGACGCCCTGTTCTTTTTTATAAATACCATGTAACTTTCCCTGTAAGAATCAATCTCGGCAGGTTTGCACCCTGAGGTTTGCCTCTCCAGAGACTTTAACGCCTCAGTTACTATAGGAAAGTAATTATCCTCTTGTTCTTTTTTATTAATTTCTGTTGCACTATATCTTGTAACCGTGTTTTGATAGATAAAATAAGCGCTTGCAAGGACAGCCACAAACAGAGCTAAGGCCATTGTCATCATGCTGAGCTTTTTCTTTTCCATCCGGGTTTTTATTTCAAGTTCTGCCGGTTTTTGGGCGATCTCAGCTTGTATGAGCGATGGACGCATGATTGCCGATTTTCCGTAAGCTGCCTTCGTCTGCTTTAATTTTTCACTAAATGTGTCATCAATGAGAAATTCCAATCCTGCACTTTTAATTCCGGCGGTTAAGACGGCAATTCCCACGGCATCCTCCGCAGCTTCAGCTCTGGACGGCTCTCTTTTCTGAGCGGCAAAATGCAGATACTCCGTTGTCATCTGATTAAACGTCTGATTGCTGTATATGTCAGGCCCCTCCGCTGTTTCCCAGTCAAGAAACCACTTTATCACTGTAGCATCTCTGCCCGCTGAGTACAGATACCAGCCGTTACGGCTAAAAACCAAAGAGTTCACACCGTCTTTGTGTCCGGAGAGTGTTACCACCGGTTGACCGCTTTCAACGCTATAAATGTATATCGTATCATCATGCGTGCAGGCTGTAAAATATTTCCCGCCCGGATGAAACACTGCGCCTAAAACTTCTGTGGCGGATATCTTATGCCGCTTAACCCGGCTCATGGTTTTAACGCTAAAGATGCATACAAATCCGTCATCTCCACCGCTGAGCACATATTGTCCGTCTGCACTAAATGATATAGAATTTATGGCGCCTCTGTGGCCCTCTGTGCTGCCTTTTACCTTTCCGGTTACACTGTCCCAAAAGATAAGTAATCCGTTTACTGTACCGCTGATAAGAGTCATTTCATCTTTAAGGAGCGCAAGAGTGGTTATCTCATCGGCGCTTTCTTCAAAACGGCCAAGGTACCTGCCGTTTAACGTATCTAACAGGCGGATTGTTCTTTCGGAGGATGCAGAGAAGGCATAATGACCGTCAGAGGTTAATGCTAAGGCATTAACAGGGCCGCAGTGCACTGTAATATCACTTTGCAACTTATTGTTACCTATATCCCATGTTCTGACGTTATTTTTTCCGCTGTTAAAGCACACTAACCCTGATGTGTAATCAACAGCCAGTGTCCTTATGCTTTCACGCCCTGTGCTCTCTGTGATGTTTGTCATTTTCCCTGTTGAAATCTCTATACTGTCAACAGTGCCGCCGTTACCGCCTGCAATTAAATACTTGCCGTCAGAGGTTATGGCCAGAGCGTTTAAGCTGTCCTTAAATTGTGAAAAATCCCTGATTTTCAAGCCGTCTCTGAGAAGTGTCCTTGTGTATATTATTGGGATGGAAGTTAACAACTCTATTGCCGCCGCATTGTATTCATATCCTGTGAGGCTTCTTGCGCCCTCTGTGAGATTAAGCGCAGCGTCAAATTCAGAGCGGTTAATTGCAGCGGCGGCATCGGTGAGCCTCTTTGAAAACTCGTATCTGATCTCTTCCTCCCTGATTGTTGCCGGGGTTACCAGTGTGTATGACAAGTTGTAAGTGTTTTGATAATTCACTACCATTATCTCATTGTTGTGAGCTATTGCGAGTTTGCTTTCACCTACACCCAAAGCTGCACACTTAAATGGCCCTCTGTATTTAAAAATTGAGTAAGTGAGCTTGCTTTTCATATCCCACACTCTAAGATTTCTTTCGTCGGCAGAGAGCATAAACCGGCCGTCAGCGCTCATACCGACATATAAAACCTTACCGGTATGGCCTGAAAAAGTGTGAATGCTCTTTCCGGTTTCCGTATCCCACAAAATTACTACCGCTTCCCTGTCCCCTGAGGTTACGGCAAGTTGTCCGTTGCCGCTTAAGGCAATTGATGAGCCGCCCCCTGAGTGTCCGGAAAATGTATTTTTAAGTTTACCGGATTTAGTTTCCCACACACACGGCGGTCCTCCTTTGTGTGTGGTATAAACGTGTTTTAAGTCGTGTGAGAGAGCAAGGGCTGTTACCGGTTTTTTCTCAGTTTTAAATGCCCCTGCACCTTTTGCATTTTTCATGTCCCACATTAAAATCATGCCGTCTGTGGAGGCGGATATTACATAAACAGTTGACGCTAAAAAACGTACCGCCGTTATCGTTTTTGTGTGTCCGGAAAAAGTATGGATAACCTCGCCGTCTCCGGCATTTAATATGTTAATTGAACCATTCTCATATCCGGCTGCAATTCTGTCCTTTTTAATATTTATATCTATCGCTGTAATTTTTGCCGTGTTTTTCTTAAAAACCGCTATCGGAGATGCTGACTTTATATCATATATGTTTATGTGCCCGTCACTCATACCGGCGCAGATAGCTTTGCCGTCTTTGGTTACCGCAATGGCTGTGGGCTCTCTGAACTCGTCAAAATATGTCCTTTGCACTGAAAATCCGGGTAGATACCTATATACCGCATCATCTAAAGAGTCAGGCAGTTCCTTAAAGCGCTCTCTCATAGTGTCATAAAAGGCGCTATAGTCCTCTCCAAGTTCCCTGAGGCAATGGCAAAACCCTGTGGCCACTACCGGGTCCTCTTTCCCGTTATCTAAAAACCACTTGAAACTATCGGCTGCTTTTTTCAGGGAAATTGTATCATGTCTTGTTACCTCACGGGTAGCTATGGACAATGCCTGTAATTTTAAAGCCTCCACTGATTCCTTACCCACGGATAAAACCTCGTTTATCAGATTAAGGGCATTGTACTCATCTCCATGAAAGAGGTGGAGTTTGCCCATCAGAAACTTCCCCTGTCCTGGGTGATGAATACTCTGAAGGTAGTTTGACATCTCAGATACGGCTGCATCCCCGGTCAACCGCCCTGTCTTACACTTAAGCAGGGTTAAGTTAAATGTGGCCTCCACATGTTCCGGCTCAATGGAGATGGCATCGTTCCAACTGTTTTCGGCTCTGTGTAACTGGTTAATGGTTGCATAAGAGACGCCCTGATTGTTGAGGGAATCCG
Above is a window of Nitrospirae bacterium YQR-1 DNA encoding:
- a CDS encoding HDOD domain-containing protein, with product MLHKDVDIKHAEEIVKGIGIPVQSVIVNSLYKEIKKAIPDIRKIVTLTSEDVGLSASILKIANSSFFGGGGISSIEYALNIVGLTSFFNIVISSIFLNTYKEVTDKNIFSKFWNHSMLVAKSMGMIARKIKSIDENDAYITGLFHDCAIPLFVKKHSDYNVFFELALGGEPDITLREDEKYQTNHCMAGFILTTSWRLPDVVSQVITRHHSMDISSHKKLYTRKMASCAYLAEYLVIHCGAMTESVAKHVAGSAGGSPHKNLSLDEMVRDNPKWESIFAELGIDGTKLADFQLELQNAVGHSTED
- a CDS encoding response regulator, whose product is MRILIAEDDFTSRTLLQHFLASYGDVDVTVNGAEAVDAFILAIDEGRAYDLICLDIMMPEMDGVAALQTIRNKEKAMGITSDDEVKIVMTTSLDAPKDVLEAYYRGVSRCNYYLTKPIDTRKLYALLVSYGLVKQ
- the tmk gene encoding dTMP kinase, whose translation is MFISIEGTDGSGKTTQVKLVAEALRTESALEVVETFEPGGTEIGMKIREILLDTKTVNMSPVTELMLFYAARAQHVAEVVQPALRRGAFVITDRFSDSTVAYQAYGRGISTGFIKQLDLLVLKGFKPDLTFVIDLDVSTGLGRNKAVSSVDRLEMEDLLFYERVREGFLDLSKAEPLRFKVLDGALPAATLTQRILETIRQRCNCL
- a CDS encoding tetratricopeptide repeat protein, with product MIDARDAELSVREAGMYVNSGYAYARRRQHDKALSEFAKALEIDPTNIDAHYNTGTSYAAKGNIEKALEYLNKTIEMNPDDADAYFNRGVTYGKKGDYFHAAADFNKVLEIDPNDADAYYVRGYCYFNMGKRDVAQTDYVKAAQLGLKLAQDYLKGKGQKW
- a CDS encoding DNA polymerase III subunit delta'; this translates as MPLGGLIGHDRAAHMLTSMLKSKKVPSSFLFYGPPGTGKTFTAFAFLKSMNCKVEGPLDFCGSCPSCVKVDKHIHPDLKVTALEQSIIKIEVIREIEEFLATTSMEWTQKALIVENADMMNEASANAFLKTLEEPPTGSVIVLISSKEEALPDTIRSRCLKVPFCPLNLTGMQRVAARSGKQPDEIQLRLSQGDMGKAVDSGVVIKRNNDYAVFSKIITGLQKPVSKLEALKSRDDLLKWLHSSSVFLRDMAVLKCDANSPFVVNTDMRQKLIELSTGVELKSIMDAFQKLTELSDYFILNLNVGVTFNYVCSLLGTLSKSKPEKSRFIRS
- a CDS encoding stage 0 sporulation family protein, with translation MPDVIGVRFKRCGKIYDYELEAIPIARGDLVVVESSFGLAIGSVVTEAKNVEVPHKELKKVIRCATDEDLKAKADNDSVEREAREYCQQRITARELPMKLVLTESTLDRKRIVFYFTADGRIDFRELVKDLASKFRTRIEMRQIGVRDETKVIGGLGICGREVCCNCFLSNFAPISIKMAKSQDLVLNPGKLSGLCGRLMCCLGFEVEPGSEPTGDVIELRDDGTTAITAVIDGKSLTSETIEDVSILAFLEKEIKTEKPSHKYEKFDLPESDVQQQASEQSFHRKEQSPPPALNESAKSSMAVKSNEPAPFKEQTPVKTGSDREKRFDPRKRRFHKKPSHTKTAGGATPAETSQERTTAVTPPQGHGTSEQESKKRKFHFKKHKKTPLITE
- the metG gene encoding methionine--tRNA ligase, whose amino-acid sequence is MPERFYITTPIYYVNDIPHIGHAYTTVAADIVSRFSRMAGADVFFLTGTDEHGQKVLQAAELRGVPPKEHTDIMCTNFKKLWAALDITNDAFIRTTDEKHADIVREMLQKLYDRGEIVRRSYEGSYCTHDERFWTDKEIIDGNCPECSRPVETIREDNYFFLMSKYHDRLTEHINKNPGFIRPETRKNEVLGFLNSNPLGDLCISRPKKRLSWGIPLPFDDNYVTYVWFDALLNYYSAPGYLAKEHDQTYWWPAGCHIMGKDIITTHAVYWPAMLMALGLELPEMIFAHGWWTIDGKKMSKSLGNVVDPHKVIETYGADAFRYFLFREVTFGLDGDYSESALIKRFDTDLANDLGNLVNRSFAMLSKYYDALVPVPADVEVELKYMAEGISERLREHLKVLSFNKALDAVWELVSYLNKYIDSNKPWVLAKDGDTAQRLTTVMYSLIEGIRFISAYLYPFMPRFGARLYGHITGEPIDLMRNLSGKLKWGMLRPGTVVTTIEQLFPKIEKTSNERKEKVEVKDTGRETAAALVQDVTEELINIEDFAKVKLKVGKILSAEAVPKSNKLIKLSVDTGEIRQVVAGIGKHYKAEELVGKTVVVVANLKPAKLMGVESQGMILAASEGDTLRLVTPEGDSAPGAVVK